tttcgcATATGCCTTATCTCCTACACTCCAATCTGTGTATTTTCATATATCCACGCACCTGTATTCTTGCTTCGTAGAAAATTTCacgtcaattttttttttttttttttaaattcactgCGGAGGCAAGATATAGAAATAGAAATAATAAATCCTGATGAACCTgccaacacaaaaaaaaaacttaatgaTCTGAACCCTTTTACAGAAGCGGAAGGATCAATCATTGAACTAGAGAGTGGAGTATAAGTTATGTTAGTCATTACCATAATGATGGAGGGGATGTAGCCTCCTGCTTTTAGTCATAGTTACACGTTAAAATGTCACCGATGGAAAGATAACCAAGTCATGGGAGGCCTTGTAATAATGCGCTAGCTTAATTATCAAAGAAATGAATACAAAATATTTCTCTCTAGCACACAAAGTAGGCAATTTAtatctatttaatttatatactcTGATGATTGGCTATTGCTTGAGCAGAATATCTTGATCATCAACCTTCGTTCAATTGCCTCCCCAAGTGGTGCTGCTGGCAATCAGTCTATTTCGACTGGTTGCCATTTAACTTATGAGTCCTCAGAGCGCTCTGAACAAGAGTAAAGCTCTGGAGGGCATTCACGGAGTTCATTTGGTACCTCATTCACCATTTGTTGTGGAAGAGATAAATCAGCAAGAAAGCTTCCATCAGTCGTGCTCCCAAACTTCAGTTGTTGGACCTAGTCAGTTACTGATATTGCAGTAAGTTAAAGAAACTTCCTGTCTAGAGCATCATTTAATAGCATGcgtgcacacacacacatccatatttatttatacccttttttttttgtaatgcaGTGTTTACTTGACATAGTTACTTCAGACTCCgagattcaaatttgaatttttttttaatagtgtGCATGAGCTAGATTTTACTGAAACCTGATACATTTGTGTAATGCGATTCTCAGGAGAGTATGGCAGCAAAGACCTTCATGTCTTAGACCTATAAGGTGTTCTTTGCATGGTAATACACATAGtggtgttttttttatataattgacaTCTTCTGGTTTTGTAATCGCTTAACTACCTATACGTTTTTGCCAATAGTTGTTGTATATTGCTTGCAGGTGATCGAAATCTTGGAGAGACAATTGTTAATGTGCTTACTTCGCTACCTTTTGTTGCTATCGGAATCCAGGCCCCAAGGCATGACTCCAATGCATTAGAAAAATATGAATAGCTTTTGTTGACTTCCATATGTCTTACTGCTTTTTTTTCCCTCATTTGTCTTACTGCTTTGTTTTTTGTGATGCAGAAAGAACCTTAACTGTAAGATCTATGCAAACTCGTTAATAGGAGTGGGGATTGCCTCAAGTTTGTACCATGTCTCAAGAGGCAGTTTGAGAAAATATACGAGATGGGCTGACTACACTAT
This genomic window from Daucus carota subsp. sativus chromosome 7, DH1 v3.0, whole genome shotgun sequence contains:
- the LOC108196609 gene encoding uncharacterized protein LOC108196609, coding for MSPQSALNKSKALEGIHGVHLVPHSPFVVEEINQQESFHQSCSQTSVVGPSQLLILQRVWQQRPSCLRPIRCSLHGDRNLGETIVNVLTSLPFVAIGIQAPRKNLNCKIYANSLIGVGIASSLYHVSRGSLRKYTRWADYTMIATATVCLSRALREENSKLLMAVSALALPIQPLMVSAVHTGMMEVAFAKRALKDPNLKMAHDMHKMSSLLGAALFIADDALPQTPFLHAAWHLAAAVGVATCNKLLE